The genomic segment tgtaccagggctttcatcggatcaacttcaaattgagatgagtgtcatcacaacaagatggagataaaaactgactgagggattgatttttatttttgtttgcgtTTCCTCCCTTTTGCTCACGCGCTTACGTCACCTTCTGATTCATCCTGATTCATCGCGTCTCGCTCGGTGAAACAAGACAAACGATGACGAGCGTTCGACACATGTGCGCCGGCTTCCTCTTCGTCgtgcacacagaaacacaaacatgtggtgttgtgatgtgtgttacTAGTGGCTGCGGTTGTGCAAGCGCACGGGCCTGCAGGGTCATCAGAGGTCGAGGCACACGGACGCAGGCGACCTCAGACCTGTTGTTTCACTAATTGAGTCAACACACGCCGGCCATTTGTAAAAGGTGTAATGAGAATAGACCCGGCCCACCGTTTATCAGTTTGCACCTTTATTTTGCCCTTTTTCTAATTTCATCTCCACCACTATTGATTTTCTGAATTCATCCACAGCCCCGATGTTGTTGTTGGAATAGTTTCCTCGCCGCTGACAGGTTAATTAATCTTCAGGTGTTtatcgccgccgccgccgcaacgataaggggggggggggggaaatatatattcatacagATTTggagctgtgtgtttttttgctctGCAGTTATTTACAATCTGGGCCATTATCATTGTGTCACTGTCATTAAATACACACTGTTTTAATTCTcgcacattttcaaatatttacgAGTCTCAGTATCAACAGCTGTGCGCTCGGAAATTAGCGATTACGTTTTAATGGAACTGAAGCAGCTGCTCTttagttttttggggggtttctGGGTTCTTCATTATGTAAGAATGATGAATGAAGTCGATCCAAACTATAGATTATGTGTGTTATATGAAACAGGAAAAAGGAAGAGCTTGGGTTCTATACGCAAAGTCAATGATATACAATCCTGTAGTTTTGCTGCAGGGTGAAACACGTGAAGCAAAGTTGTTCAGACGTAACAAACCTCATCTGATGTCATTAAATCCATCTTTATCTAATTCATATAGATACACCTCGACTCTCAAATGAACGTTTTTAATCCTGCCTACTATTCCACCGCTCTCAAAGGGATTTAATTTGGTTTCACTGCAGGTTCCACGTGTATTATGCAAAAACTGAATGTGTTGAAAATGAGGGGCTAATTGTTCCATTCGAGAGGTTGTAATTACATCCTTTAGACTGAGCAATGGATGTTCCAgagtgtctcctcctccgcagCGAAGGGTTTCCAGCGTGGAGCAGCTCGGTCGTGCGTGCAGCACACTGACCCGTGCAGTCTCGGCCTTTTCACTGGGAATCTCCAGCGCTCGCTGCCCGTTTGCTCTGGGAAAAGTCACATCTACAAGTATTTAATAAGCACTAAACTAGAGGATGGTGATGTAAAGAAATCAtggtctccagcagcagcagcagcagcagcagcagcagcagcgggttGCTCATGAGTGGAATTGTGGGCTCTGTCTGAGGAAAGTAATTTAATATTAAAGTTCATAGCTGATTTGATATTGCAGAACGCTCCAAAATAGACGAGGGCATTTCAGAAGTAGAGTTGCAGAAGTACGAGCAGGAGGAATGAGGAGGTCAGAACTTCCCCAGCAGAGTTAGGTAACCGCTGCCCGGAATGGGACGGGCCTGCAGCAGCGATGAggcaacacagagacaaagtgCACATAAATACAAGTGAACTCTGCAAACCTGACCATCAGACTGTGCAACACGCTGACTAGGGGGTCACCACAACTTCTGAAGAGACCCAGGTTCCTAGAGAACCACGAATCCATCAGCGGGAGCCGAAGAACCCAGGACGCCGTGGTGCTCGTCGGTGGCCTGACACCCATGAGACAGAAGACCTGCAAGCCTCTAAGCTTCAGAAGGATTTCCTAACTCATCATCTAAACCAACCTCACAATGAAGGCATTCAGCATTGCAGTTGCAGTGACACTCGTGCTCGCCTTTGTTTGCATGCAGGACAGCTCTGCCGTCCCGTTCCAAGGGGTAAGAACACGACTTTAACTCTCCTCATTTGCTTATTAGCCGTAAATCGTTTTGTCAGGATGTTGGGACGCGTCTCCTAAATGTGGCCGTGATTCATTAACAggtgcaggagctggaggaggccggGGGCAATGACACTCCAGTTGCGGAACATCAAGTGATGTCAATGGAATCGTGGATGGTACGTTCAATCGACTGGATGAattagattcaagattcaagattcaagatttttattgtcaaatgcacagagataacatgaagcagtcactgtcaatgaaaaacttgggtcacaggctctctttaagcaatgctcagtaatttcaaccccaaaaaataaaataaaaatagaaatagtataaaacagaataaaatagaataacaataaaatagaatatccaaaatttaaaatagaaaataaactatatatatctaaatatatatctttacagatgaagagaaaaatagagcaacaatagttcaatttgtgcagtagtgcaaatattcaaatatgcttattacggtgctggtggaaatatgcaaatgttccagggtgctggtttggtggagttattgcagttcagaggagtataaaagtcttatggccgtTGACATTTAAGTGGCTGTGTTTGAGCCGTAGGGAATGAACGCCTGGCTCATGTGTCTTGTCTTCCACAGGATGTTCCCAGCAGGCAGAAGCGCCACATCAGCCACATCTCCTTGTGCCGCTGGTGCTGCAACTGCTGCAAGGGCAACAAGGGCTGTGGCTTCTGCTGCAAGTTCTGAGGATTCCCGCAACAACCTCACGATGTATTAATTTATTACACTTCATGTCGAGAAATGTCCTTTTTCTTGACCTCTTTTTGTAATTTTGtataatctttaaaaaaacaaaacgggGTACGATTCATGGAAAAATCCCTTTGCATAAATAAAGAGCTGctctgtgtatttattgtgcatGTTTGTAATCCTGTCACCCCCGAAACTCTTTTTGTAAACTGAATGAGGCGTCGGCCCAGATGTGGCTGTGTGTTTCTTTATCTAAATTAAATCTGTTAATAAAGGATGAAAATAATGAGCGTCTGGagcaaatacatgtttttgttgtgatGAAGAAGGGAAATGATTTGAGTCGGCGACAGGTTTATCACAATCGCCCGGAGGACATGAGCTGAATCGTGTGAGTCTCATTAATCACAAGatattaaaggtccagtgtgtaagatctgggtgaaaggatctattggcaCAAAATAATCCTACTGGTGTTCTCACTAGTGTGTTACcttagaatgggccctttaagtttaaatgctttatatttacatcgggtcctctctatggaggccgccatgttttttacagtagcccaaactggacaaactaaaaaccttttgagtttttcagacaactgaagctaccataggttctctctcctgtttggaagaggagggtgagttGAGCTTTACCACTAGACGTAAATCCTACAACTTGAACCTTTAAGCGTTAAAGGAAATCTAACCACTTTGGTTTTCATTTAGCTGTTGACACTatacaatcacacacattatTTTTACCTCCACCTAGTGGCCAAAGTCATACACTTTCTAAACTGAATCACAATGAGGTGAAAAGTACAtaaaactttttactttctccGTATTTCACGTTGTTGACTTGTTGGCACATCAGCGTTTTTTACATTCtacttaaaacatttatttttctagtAAAAACCCTTCAGTGCATAGAAAGTaacacatttcctgtttcctagaAATTCATCTGGTAGACAGGAGAAGTGTCACCAGAAGTTATTTTCTAGTCTGGGCAGCTTCCAGCCTGGTGGGTGCCAGAAAAACATCTAAGTTCCTCGTGATGACGTAACTTATATGAAGTGAATGTGGGGGAAGAGCTCAGTGTGGAGTCCTGTCGGATGTTTGGTGTTTTACCGTGTGAGCTGTTAGAATCTGTGAGGACTTCAGACCATGGACATTACGCCAACGCTATGGCAGTCTGCCCCCTGCCTGTTCAGCCTGTTATTGCaactgagagagagatgaatcaTAAAATGTCTGGAAGATGTCTCCTTCATTATTCCACCTCAGTGAGCATGATATCTAACTATTGAGCCCTGGCAcaacacattacattacaagCCAGGCCAAAGAAATTAAGTGATGTCTCAAAATAAAcccaaaagaaaaatatgtctgtgtgtgtatgtgtgaagaATGAAGAATATTTCAAATCTGctaccttctctctccttcttctttttgtttgtaaCACTGCAGTGGACTGAATAGACTTTAACACTCCATCATCTTGAGTTTAATACCCACATTTATAAACTCTAAATATCCTCTTGAACTTATTCCATAATTTACTATCGATGGTTATATATAAATAGGTGATACATTTAAGAAAATAGAACCTTTTTTATTCTCATTGTCATTCCTACAACAAAGCATCTTTTATACAcagtataaatattaaaaatacttaaattgAAAGCAGCTACAGTCGGGACCATACCAGGTTAATGTTGAATTCACAAATTGTTTCTGTTGATCCCGAACTGgtcagataatgaaaaaaacgtttttaataacatttataCTTGGTGACATTTCATCAGGAGGCTAcgcttttaaactaaattagtttAGCACATATTCTTCCTCTTgcaatattatcattattattgttattataccAGAGCAGTTTCAAAGCCGCAGTTGTGGAAGTGCAGAGCAACAAATGAGCCGACAACCGCAGCATCAAAGACCAGCCAGAAGAAACAGGCTCATAATCTGTGATAAACTGTGACCAGGAAAGAAACTcctattcatttcatttcaagcCACAAAGCATCTGTTTAAtgtttcccacacacacacacacacacgtgcacacacacacacacacacacatacacacacacacacacacacactaacatgcaATTAAATACAATCAGTCTGTTTGGACAGTTAATCATTTTCATAGTAATCAAGTTCTGGTGATGGTTGATCATTTTATAACCTGTCTTGATTTTCTGTGTATTGTCGTGTCATCACAAACACCAAACCCACCCAAGAGTAATAATTACACAACTGACATCCCTCAATATTCATTGTAATTTAACAGCAGCTGTGTATACGTGTCTGTCACTCCGTATGTCCAAATGTCAAACTCTATGAACTACGTCTcggtgattaaataaaaaatgtaaaatgtttgccATCTGAGCCTTTACCAATTCTACCAATAAATCTACTGAGGTGTAGAATGTCCAGATTGACCAAACTCTATTTCATGTATGTTACCTGGTCGGTTTCTGCTGCAGCCATTAAGTCACTGAAGCACAAAGTATTATGGGATAGGTTGGGACCACCTGGTGGAGTGCTTCAgggtggaaggacacatttgttggCCGCTGTGACGCAATCGTTCTTCAAATGCAGCATTTGTCAGATCAGGGAAGAGCAGCAGGTGGATTTAATAACCTAATTGAAGGCCACAGTCTAATAAGTGCatgtcacagcaggaaaagcacAGATGCAAACAGCACTTAGCAGAGCACATGGCCTCCGCTGTGgccccttaaatccaatcaagctgctcAAACTCGTATATGTTAGTCCCCTGATGCccgagtaaaaaaaaaaaaacaagatccatgaatgGATGGGAATTGAtgaaaaatggtaaaaaaaacgaCCTAggtatgtaaaaaaaaaagcggtCCTGTCGATtctttgcgtaatcctgctgaacaAAGGCAGAGGAAATTGGTGCAGGTAACTCAATTCTGGAACCATTATTATTTCATCAGTTATTAGTTATAAGCAACTTGATGTTAAA from the Limanda limanda chromosome 11, fLimLim1.1, whole genome shotgun sequence genome contains:
- the hamp gene encoding hepcidin-1, with translation MKAFSIAVAVTLVLAFVCMQDSSAVPFQGVQELEEAGGNDTPVAEHQVMSMESWMDVPSRQKRHISHISLCRWCCNCCKGNKGCGFCCKF